In a single window of the Manis javanica isolate MJ-LG chromosome 16, MJ_LKY, whole genome shotgun sequence genome:
- the H1-4 gene encoding histone H1.4 yields MSETAPAAPAAPAPTEKTAVKKKPRKSAGAGKRKASGPPVSELITKAVAASKERSGVSLAALKKALAAAGYDVEKNNSRIKLGLKSLVSKGTLVQTKGTGASGSFKLNKKATSGEAKPKTRKVGAAKSKKPSGAAKKAKKTTGSTTPKKSAKKTPKKAKKPAAAAGTKKAKSPKKAKTAKSKKAPKSPAKAKAVKPKAAKPKAAKPKAAKPKKGSAKKK; encoded by the coding sequence ATGTCCGAGACTGCGCCTGCCGCGCCCGCTGCTCCAGCCCCTACCGAGAAGACCGCCGTAAAGAAAAAACCTCGCAAGTCTGCAGGTGCCGGGAAGCGCAAAGCGTCTGGGCCTCCGGTGTCTGAGCTCATCACCAAGGCAGTTGCTGCCTCCAAGGAACGCAGCGGCGTATCGCTGGCCGCGCTGAAGAAGGCGCTGGCGGCCGCCGGCTACGACGTGGAGAAGAACAACAGCCGCATCAAATTGGGTCTCAAGAGCCTAGTGAGCAAGGGTACCCTCGTGCAGACCAAGGGCACTGGCGCCTCGGGTTCTTTCAAGCTCAATAAGAAGGCAACTTCTGGGGAGGCCAAGCCTAAGACCAGGAAGGTGGGTGCAGCCAAGTCCAAGAAGCCTTCGGGAGCGGCCAAGAAAGCAAAGAAGACCACGGGGTCGACCACCCCCAAGAAAAGCGCCAAGAAGACTCCAAAAAAGGCGAAGAAGCCTGCGGCGGCTGCAGGAACCAAAAAGGCAAAAAGCCCGAAGAAAGCGAAAACAGCCAAGTCCAAGAAGGCGCCCAAGAGTCCAGCAAAGGCCAAAGCGGTGAAACCCAAGGCGGCTAAGCCAAAAGCTGCTAAACCCAAGGCAGCTAAGCCGAAGAAGGGGTCAGCCAAAAAGAAATAG
- the LOC108400187 gene encoding histone H2B type 1-M yields MPEPTKSAPAPKKGSKKAVTKAQKKDGKKRKRSRKESYSVYVYKVLKQVHPDTGISSKAMGIMNSFVNDIFERIAGEASRLAHYNKRSTITSREIQTAVRLLLPGELAKHAVSEGTKAVTKYTSSK; encoded by the coding sequence ATGCCAGAACCCACGAAATCTGCTCCGGCCCCAAAGAAGGGCTCTAAGAAGGCGGTAACCAAAGCGCAGAAGAAGGACGGCAAAAAACGCAAGCGCAGCCGCAAGGAGAGCTACTCGGTGTACGTGTACAAGGTGCTCAAGCAGGTCCATCCCGACACCGGCATCTCGTCCAAGGCCATGGGCATCATGAACTCCTTCGTCAACGACATTTTCGAGCGCATCGCGGGCGAGGCGTCGCGCCTGGCGCATTACAACAAGCGCTCGACCATCACCTCCAGGGAGATCCAGACGGCCGTGCGCCTGCTGCTGCCCGGGGAGCTGGCCAAGCACGCCGTGTCCGAGGGCACCAAGGCCGTCACCAAGTACACCAGTTCCAAGTAA